The Branchiostoma lanceolatum isolate klBraLanc5 chromosome 1, klBraLanc5.hap2, whole genome shotgun sequence genomic sequence tttaatCCGTGAACAAGCTTGTTGACTACTGTGTTGAATGGAAAACCAGATCAGCACAGTGAAAACTTGTTTTTACAATCATTCACGGCTTGGCAGTGGGGCAAAGATGGACAGTTTGCTTAGTTGTGGATTATTTGTAACGTTCTTCACAAATGTAAACGATTtgcgtattttttttttcaaatttacaaGTTGCAAAAGTAAACAGATACCCATGTAAGAATTGAAAAGAGGAAAAACATGTGAAAACTAAAAACAAAATACGTACTTTTATGTTGAGACAAACGTATTACAGTCACTAACACGTATTACTAGTACAATTGTTACGTACCAGCTTAAAATGTGTATGGGTGTACAAGAACATGCGATAAGCATGCAACACTACCTTTTTCTACACAATGTTTTGggaacatattttgtttttagCTCTGCATTTTTGGCATGTCAATGTCAATTAAATCTGCTTCCAATTctcttgtgtgttttttttttcatataaagGTAGTTgacattctcgtatagggctgtttagccatagtcgatgctgtagggctgctgtgaattagtattttaccatggtcaatactgaccgacagaGGCCATATCTATTTACCCATGAGTGTAACCATGTGTATGAGGATTAATTTCAAAAGTGCCAGGCAAAGTTGAACATTAATTTCcaatagaaaaaaattggatccacaatttttctactgtctactgtaacagtttgtGGGATGAGCATTCCATTGCttctgttaggccacaccaatttaatttcttggttaacggatttaaaaGCTATATTCCaaaattaacatgaaaacagaatctcagaggaaagtttgtactttggtgcacagtttcagggagtgaacagggtcaggtgcaagttttcaccccagccttctgttttaatcaTGTCCTTTTGCTAagattgaaacaaaaaatctgctaaccaagaaattacattggtgtggccttatgcagCTAGAACGTGACTAGGTGAGCAGTGGTTCATGAGTGGCAAAAAGTTTATAGTTGTCAGGCCCTGACATAAATGGCTTCTTATACTCCTGTTTAAAAAACAACTTTCTGTGACTCATTTTAATCTCATGAAAAGATTcttaatactgtacatgtattagctaTTAGCATGGTCAACTAAAACCAACAAGTTTTTTTACATCGCTATAAGTCTTCTCTGCAATGtctcttgcctttcttgaaCCTAGTCTTAAAACACTATCTAAGAAGCTTCTATCATTCTGAAGTCTAAGGATTTCTGTCCTTATTGGGTCCAGCTTGGCAACTACTGCATCCGCTACTACGAACTTGTACTTGGCCGTCTCTATTCCTTCGTTCTGTCGGCAGATCTCTTCGTAGGACAGACCTGTACAAGCGGAGTGTATTCTGACAAGGTTGGAGACACCGGGTCTCGTATCGGGGTCATAGGTCACAGCAGAGGTGGAGTCTGTTACGGCTTTCTTCAGCTTCTCGCGAATGACCTCAGGTGAGTCCGTCAGGTCGATGCGACCTCTGGGGTCGGCTTCAGACTTGCTCATCTTACAGTCTGGTTTTCTCAGGCTCTGAACCTTCTTTGTTTCGCCTGAAGCAGTGAAAAAGTTAAGAAGATTAAAGTCCTCCcagcaccagacggtgcataaggtggcgcccatctccgtttcggtagcccttgggccacacaactttgtcactacagcagggggctagtccactggtagtggtgtgcgtttaactaccatactctttcctaaatgctgagtgctaagcagagaaagcaactacttatgtaccatttttagagtctttggtatgacccggccggggttcacACTCACGACCTACTGTATGCAAGGCGAATACTCTACCAACTCGGCCATCGCACCAGTTTACCGGAAGCAGTGAAAACATCCTTTTAAAACACAGAAATCGTAAGTGCATAGATTTCTTTACACTTATTGCAAATAATAAATTATACAGTCCTATTTTGCAAACTTTTGTCACTTCTTTTCTGACCACAAGTGCTATTTATCACCAAAAAGTCGTCACCGTAGTTATTTGTCCAGAACATGAAATAATtgaaagttccactgcagtaccatgacAAGCCtaaagggggcccaaaatctaatgtTGAGGTCTCAAAGATCTACCAACTAATTTCAAGACAATGCACCagggcattctcgagttattgcattcacagacagacacacagacagacacgcataTAAACACTCCTGAAAACATATTACCCTccatggatgtacatgtagtaacagatGTCCCCATACATACCCAGTATGGCTGTGGGTTGTGGGAAGTATTGTCCGTAGTGGTAGTTGAATGTTGTGGCCAGGTCCTGAGCCAGCTGCAGGTGTTGTACCTGGTCCACTCCTATTGGAACATGAGTAGCTCTGGAATAAAGTAATCATGACATACTTAGAATACTGCTATAGTTcattatgctgtccatgtcaaaattccaatgtCCTGTCTTGCCTTTGTCAGCAGgtctagccctttgtaatagccatagcctagttgggcagccctggctgtctgtcctgaacagccaaaccaataaatatatacataactaCCAGGGTACCATATAtttattttttgcgtttcggtgccttcgcaccgaaacgcaatgtcctggcttttaccttcaagcatgcttcaagcttggttcaacactgtgtcgcacacaataagactatggcaatacgttctcaaatccttgtatagccgttgccttatatggcaagagagcaggaaaaggcaggcacgccagatttgcatgtgacacaggacggcgaccgcatgtacatgtaactgctacaactgttcggaaatatcattgcattgtggtttcggactttgatatcctgaaaaatgaccatattacatctattccacaagattgcagaagaaaaaaaatgatttcgtcaagaaaacgagcaaaaatcggcataaatgataccatatagtgaggttatagcattacgtccagagtaaacagttacgtaccgcagcttggccgatctgacaacgcgaagcacttcggacccagaagatccgggttcgtctccgtgcatggatttttttttctttttagatattgaatatcaaaaatatatattgatattatattaatctatcaatatcatatttatgaatatcatttttttcagtaataaataaagaaatattttatatttcttatttttaaatattcatttaatatatacaaggcctttgtcttatgaacaggacttcatagattccaaacccggcattcgaatttttctgttcattgtaatggaaaataccgtgcagcggctcctatgcgcggtaagatgattcttgcaaaacactcgccactaaacttctatccccgatgtaaacagaggctcttgatgttgtttgcaaaacagcgattctttgttacagtagcaaatgctccattgttcagtatcgacttcattcagacaaggacattataaaggaaggactgagcacacagAAAGTCCCCGCTGGGCGCTATTGTTCAGACCCGCTAAGCCCTGCGGCGATCTATTGTTTCCACCCTCCGGCGGCGCTTCTTTGTTCTCCGCCGTCTGATTTGAGCGTTCGCGCCGAAACCCGGCGAAGGCCATGCAAATGCGCCCGATCGTGACGTCACGCTCTCCGATGCTGGCCGAACGACGGGCGAGATGCCTGTAGTTTCCGCGGATTTCCTTATATGGGAAGCAAACGTGACGTGTGCAGACGGCACCATCATCCGGGGAAGACgttggcggccattttgatatgtgatCGGGCGCCGTGCGACCAAGATGAGTGAGtttacaggcatttttgtccatgcTTACCTATATTTTCGTctcagaaatatgaaaaatattcactACTTGATGTATCTATAAGAATTGCTTAACCTTTTGAACCAAAAAAATAACGCTTTTGCCCGAAAGCACCAGGCTTGGGTGTCCCTATaagaatattgttgttgttgttctcggCTAACTTTTGATGTTCTAGGCACATGAGTTTTGGTCAATTTTTGTTCCAGTGTAATATTCGtaggaaatgtatttcttgtgatATGATCGTAACGCCACACGGGGAATGTGCACAGTATACATCTTCATGCCTGGTAACATGTATGTAGGTTCCCAATCTTTATATCGAGAGGATGATCGACTCccgattttttttgtattttgcagattgcaaactTCCGTGGAAGAGCCATGACCACCAAAGCTACGTCCCACGATACAGCGTTGCCGAAAATACCACGTAGAGGATAAATTAAAGTTTACGcatcaaatatttgtttgtgaATCACGCTCCAAGCTTAACCAAGGTTCTGTTTTTActaaaatacttgtacatatagaataaatacatgtatgtcttgaatTCCCAAATCTCCAGTGtgatattttcttcttcaattttctagcCGGTATTCTAGCTTGACGCAAGGTAAGTGTTAAAAAGatctcccctccccacagttcggttacgccagaccaaggaggttttatatttagTTTTGTGCGTTTTTTAGGACTTCCAGCTCCTCCGTTTCTTCACGATCGTCTTGCAGCTTGAAAAACACTCCAAAAGAAGTCCTCATCGCCCGGTCAAGCCATCTGAATTTGTATTATAATAGTGGGACGCTTGTGGCCCCTTGGAATATATGCAAATCTGGGGGTAATTAGTATGTAGGTGTcaattatttttacaaccatgaaccgaaggttcttgaatagggactggctgtgtgctcagtccttcctatcctatataatgtccttgattcagacaacacggacgtggaaagtggcgcccctcggcacaaaactatgggaattttcatgaattttagcaaaattacccaggaaaataaggaagaaatgttgtaaatgcggaaaccagaataatacggatgaggtagctgttgatttgtttgacatttggtagtcattttagatagaaccttagctgttatgaacttctatttcacttaattaccatagtgctgatgattcaatggtgctttttcaaattttatgttttattgcgtgccatgtacataattacattgatagcttttataatgagcctattatacattttacaaataagcacaagttgtaggccaagaccagctttttcaaaagcacttaagttaagtgacgtaacttcaaaattgctttccccaatctgcctttctctattaaaacagtactcatttcccaaaatgacaatttttcttatagactgaacagcccttgagtgacttcctctggcagattttacttcaagtaaagggaaaagacaattcacacttataaacgtagccgaaacgccagctttttttaaaagctcttgtttctttaaattaattttctttaaaaaatgaggTTTTAGTAATGTTTGgaattcatggttgaaacaatcaGATAGTGGAGTAATAATACATTAACAATGTATTTTTTGggtcccccccccaaaaaaaaattaatgaatgaaggaCATTGACAATTTTCCACTTGTACCTGGAGAACAGTTTATATAGCATTACATAATGTATTTTGCCAACTCAGAAAAATCTAAACTCAGCAGCACTAAGCATGCAAAATCAAAGACAGTATCgtgcaaatatttcaaactgACTTGTAGAGTAGAATGTCTGCTGCCTGTAAGATGGGGTAGGTGAACAGGCCGACACCCCCCTCTTCTTTGGGACCTGACTTGACCTGAAAAATGAAGACATTAAAAAATATTATAAAGGTAATGTGAATTTACCTAGGTTTGCAACATCTTAATTTTGTAGCAGTCAAGAGTTTTCAGTGGAGAGTCGAAACcgtaaatatttcaagattcatAGTCATGACATTATTTATAGGTAAATACTcttaaagaaagaaaggaaaggagtTGAGATTTTCTTTCATTAAGAAATACGGTGAATGATTGTTTTAAGCCTGCAGGGATttgatgccatactttgtaccatgtacaattgtcgtggaataaagttcttctttgaTGTCATGGTAGGTAAGCACATGTTCACAGTATGATGAGTTTGCAAACGACAAACCACAGCAAATATTCAATGATTCACACTAATTATAGCAGTGAAATGAAAAATATCTAATGTATTCTGGCCGACTAAACTTCAGGTATAGCAAAGGTGCCAAAAATGTGAGCATTGAGCAGGAACAATCTCTGAATAACCATAAGGAAGGaggaaagtaaaatgaaattatgaaaagTTCTAATACTGTTTTTTCCCCCCTTCAAGACCTCAATGGAAAGTGGCCAGCAGGGGAATTTGAGTTCTCCAAGAACAAATAAATGctccaataaacaaacaaacaaacaaacaaacaaacactgaccTTCCACTGCGGCAGGTGTTTTAGCCTGGCCATGGTCGCCTTACAGCCCAGGACCCAGGCCAGCTCGGCATGCTGGGATACCTGCCCATATATGGTCAAACCATTATGTAACACTTTGACGCTGTAAACTTGAATAGGAAGACACTCAATTCTATTTTAAATCAGACTCTATTCCTGACTACCTTAGCAGTTCATTAGGCATAACAATATACCTAAACAGGTGAGCCTCAAACATTTGTACAAATagagaaattattacaaatctccaaatgtacatgtcatttccaggaacattttttcattttctaagaaTGTAGTTACAAATTGGACTGGATTACAAatctgattttaaaaaaaaactactgtaTATAGATATTCTGTGGTATAACATCAACTCTCATGATTCTGCTGGGTACCCTAAGACTGTTACATCAAACACATGATGAATCTGATtataaagagatctactaaatGCAGCATCCGTAATCCcagaggtatgcacacttcagatattcaAGACATTTTTGGGGAGGCTCGATAACACTATTTTTTATAGAAATGTGGCAGTCTTagattatttgtataattttttgA encodes the following:
- the LOC136429151 gene encoding tryptophan--tRNA ligase, mitochondrial-like isoform X1, whose translation is MALPMKCFYRVCGFLSSSQLPSHVICRNNATLSGQKDASPRRIFSGIQPTGIPHIGNYLGALQQWVQLQEEGHHVIYSIVDMHSITVPQDPDQLRENIYDMTACLLACGIDPDKSILFQQSSVSQHAELAWVLGCKATMARLKHLPQWKVKSGPKEEGGVGLFTYPILQAADILLYKATHVPIGVDQVQHLQLAQDLATTFNYHYGQYFPQPTAILGETKKVQSLRKPDCKMSKSEADPRGRIDLTDSPEVIREKLKKAVTDSTSAVTYDPDTRPGVSNLVRIHSACTGLSYEEICRQNEGIETAKYKFVVADAVVAKLDPIRTEILRLQNDRSFLDSVLRLGSRKARDIAEKTYSDVKKLVGFS
- the LOC136429151 gene encoding tryptophan--tRNA ligase, mitochondrial-like isoform X2, producing MDASPRRIFSGIQPTGIPHIGNYLGALQQWVQLQEEGHHVIYSIVDMHSITVPQDPDQLRENIYDMTACLLACGIDPDKSILFQQSSVSQHAELAWVLGCKATMARLKHLPQWKVKSGPKEEGGVGLFTYPILQAADILLYKATHVPIGVDQVQHLQLAQDLATTFNYHYGQYFPQPTAILGETKKVQSLRKPDCKMSKSEADPRGRIDLTDSPEVIREKLKKAVTDSTSAVTYDPDTRPGVSNLVRIHSACTGLSYEEICRQNEGIETAKYKFVVADAVVAKLDPIRTEILRLQNDRSFLDSVLRLGSRKARDIAEKTYSDVKKLVGFS